From the Rhinopithecus roxellana isolate Shanxi Qingling chromosome 5, ASM756505v1, whole genome shotgun sequence genome, the window CTCGATGCCAGGAAGGAAGCTGGTGGCTCCCAGTTCAGGCGATGGGGACACGTCCGTCCTCCCCAGTGCCCGGCCTACCCGTGCCCCTGGGGTTTCCAGCTTGGCGAAGCAGCAGTGGGTCTGTTTTCCTAGGAAGAGCCAGTTGGAAGGCCGTGTGTTGGGCAGTGCCAGGCTTACCACAAGGGTGTTTCTGTTCCTTCCCACCCCTCCACACCCAGAGGAGGACAGCGAGGTGACCTGGCAGCCAGGGAAATACTCCATCCCTGCCACTTCCCTCTGCTCCGGTGGCCATTGCCTGCCTCCAGGGGGTCTCTCTGTGGGCCCTGGCTGGGCGGGAAACAAGCAGGTCTTCACCCTGTGGATTCCCAAGCAGGCCCTTGGCACCAGACCATGACGCCTAATGGAGAAGACTTGCAGCCGGTACACTCCACCCTGTGCCCCCGCAGCCCTCTGTAGACTCAGGGCCTGCATCAAGGACCCAGCCACCTCCCCCACAGCCCCTGCACCTACCTCCCCACCACGCACCCTCCTGAGAGCCAAGACAGAAGGACGTCAGGAGCCTGAGGCTGCAGCTTCTAAATCCAGGCAACAGCACGCTTTGGAGGGGACCTGGCCTCCCTGTCCCATCCTGCAGGCTCCCAGGTGCTGGCAGGGCACACAGGAAGGTCTGAGGATGTGAGAGGGATGTGGACCCCAGGTGGCTTGCTCCTCCAGACCCCAGGGAGTAGAAGCACCAAATGTGACAATAGAGCCAAGCCGCATACCGGGGAGGATTTGTGGTTTGTGCTCAGGGAGGCTGGGCTGCTGCCCCCATTATGGGTGGGGGCAATGTGACGGGGTGGAGCAGGAGCCTGCAGGCTGGGGCAGTGTGCCTGGGCTCACGGCACCACCCTCAGCTCTTAGCTGAGGCACACCGGGACCTGGAGCACAGCGATGCTATCCACAAACCACATGTGAAAGGACTGgtcattcatttcttcttatatttcattcattcacttgaccCACATTTTTCAAATGCCTGCTCTGATCCAGGCTCGATTCTGGGCACTGTGGACAGCAGAACTGCCCGAGCAGTGAAGGGAGAACTTCCCTTCTTATCCCAGCATGGAGGCTTCCAGAAGAGTATGAAGCAGAGCTTCACCAACCCAGCCCGTTTCTGCTGCAACCGAAGGCCACCTTTGATCTCAGCAGGCTGAGAGCTCAGCCCTGTCAACCAGGCTCTGCTGGAGACCAGACAGTGACAGCGTCAGTGTCTGTGACCAAGTCAGTCTCAGAACTCAGGCCAGACTGGGGGTATTGTGGTCCCCCGGTGAGAACATCGGTGGCTGGCTTCAGGCACCTTTGGCCTGCCCTCGCCTGTCTTTCAGGCCTCCGTTACTCAGGTGTGTTTGTTCGCTCATTGATGGAGCAAACACTTACCAGATGCTGCATCTGTGCCACCCTCTGAGCTAGTTGTTGCCTTCCCTCCCAAAAGCTCCCAGACTAGTGAAGAGCAAAGACCAGCAAAGGGGAGCTGGTGATGGGGGTTGGGGCAGCAGGATGTTGAAGGCCACTGGGAGCCTTGGCTCTGTCCAGAGAACTGGGGAGCCCATCCACCAAGCTCACCCGTGAAGCACAGCGTGCGTTTCCGATGGAGGGAAAGAGGAGTCAGCATCCAAAGCAGGCAGAGTGGGAGAGCAGCCTGGTGTCTGCAGGGAGCAGGGAAAGGCAAGGGACTTTCATCTCCACGATGATGAGGCCTCTGGGCTTCTGTGACCACCTCAACCACCACCAACAGAGCCCTCTGGGCCTGCCAGACTCTGCCACCCACTGGAACCcactcccctttcctctctcagCCAGCCAGACTCCACCTGTCCCTACACACCTGCCCTTGAAGGCCTCTCCTCAGGGTTCCCAGAGTGTGTCCAGCCCCTGCCTGGCCTGACCCTGACCTTGCAGCCATGAGATTTGCCTTGTGCAGAAGCTTCCTGTTCAAGCTCTGTGTGCATGAAGCTGGCCCCAAACACCTGGACATCACTAGGGGCCCATGATACTGGCAGTATCAGCCAATCAGCCAATCCCTCTGTTGTTGTGGGCGATCAAGATCTGATGTTTTCCACGTGGACATTTTAGCCAGTTTGTTACTGCTGTGGGACAGCCTTCTGTGCCCAGACCTGTCCTCCATCTCCTTTTTCCAGCTGTGCTGCTagtacccattttacagacaaagaaactgagactcaggagaGGACAGGAACTCGAGTCCTGtgccttccccttcctttccccgCTGGTTAGTTTTCCCCATAGCACTTGCCAGCCTGTCCCTCTGCATGATTCATTTGTTTAATCTGTGACACTCTGGAGCGTAGGGATCTTCTCCCTTGTgtacccccagcccccagcaccgGCCGTGGCATGGAGTTGGTGCTCTGTAAATAGTAGCAGATGCAGCCTGGGCTCTACCTCGTGCCCGGTGCAGTGGAAAGGGCCAGGGCCCCTTCAGAAGGGGAGCAGCAGAGGCAGGAACAGCAGCCCGCCCGTGGCTGTGTTGGCAGTGAGCCGCCAGCTTTCGACAGGCCCCCTTCATGCTGTTACTTGTGGTTGAGTCCCTGGTACCGGTGCCAAGAAGAGTCAAGCAGCCTGTCAGCCTTCCAGGAGGCTGTCTCTGAGAGATGGTGGTTAGAGCGAAACCAGCCTTTCCTGTTCCAGGGAGACTGATGGCACTTGGAAAGCAGgacgccccccaccccccacccccagtgtCTGTGTGGCCCTGCACACCAGGCAGGGACACCAGAGTCCCCCTTCCTCCCCCCATGGCAGGACCACCCACGGCCCAGACCACCCTGGCTGGCCCACCTCCGGCCCCCCCAGGCGGCCTCCACACTGAGGTGGGCTGGCCAGTgggtggaaagaaggaagaagtaggAGGTTGAACCGTATGAAGTTGCCATTTCCATAGGTCAGGAATGGCAGAGTAGCAGCAATTTCATCAGGTTCCAGGTTTAGGGCTCCATGCTTGGATGGAGAGGCTACAGCCATCTTTGACATCCCACAGCAAACCGGAAGTGTGCCATGTCCTGGGGCCATGCTCGGACCCCTATAGGAAGGGAGGTGAGGAAATCGAGTCCAGTGCTCAAGAAGCTGTGCCCTTGGGGTCCTCCCTGTGTTGTGCTCCATGGACTCCCACAGAGCCGCGGCCCCAGGCAGTCTCCATCAGGCACAGAAAGCACAGCGCTGGGTGTCCGAGATGAATGGGCTCATGAAAAGACTGCCATTTCTTTTACAGTCCTCCGGCGGTCTGCTCCTCGTTCAGCTCCTCCCAGCCTTGCCTTTCTGACTAACACGGTGAGAGGACAGGATTTTCCTTCCTCAGAAGCCTTGGcctagggtctccctctgttctTGTGGGGGTTCCACACCCCTCAGGCTACCAGTTCTCCCCACCTCATCACCCCAAAGCTTTATGCCAATATGGGGAACCCACAAAGCCACAGCAACACAGCCAGGGACACCTCTAGTGGCTCTCAATACCCCACTGGCTTGTATTACCTAGAAGGTTCTGTGGCCCCCTGGAACCCCCTTTCCAGCCCTCAGGCCTCTTTGCACCTGGCCCTGAGGCTATGACCCTGGGCCAGCCTGCCCCAAACTGAGGCCACTATGCTGCACCCCTGGCCTCCGGGCCCCAGAGGACCGGATGGCCTCTTGCTGCATCCTTGGCCAGACCCCACTTTCCACCTTTCTGCGACTCTCCTGCCTGAGCTGAGGTCCTTCTCTAGTttccctgccttcccttccccatcagagcagctttttattttatgttgcttTCTAGCCACCTCACACTGTGCCCTCACCACACATCTGCTGTTAGGCCAGAAACTCCCTTGGCGCTTAGTGGCCTTGCCCTCTACCCGGAGAGCCGGCCAGGCAGTCCTCATGCCTCCCCGAAGTGCCCAGGCAGAGAATGACTGTGCATGTCAGCAGCAGCTCCGCCTTGTTCGGACCCCTTCAGCCTGCAGACCCTCTGAGGCCGGGTTGGGGTGGGATCCCTTGGGAGCTCTGTCAGCCGGCCAGCCAGCTAGCTGGCCAGACCCTTtcctgggtggggaggggtgaaCTCTGACCTACAGAGGGTTGAGGGGCTGGGGCTTAGTGGTGGGAGTAATGTCACTGACCCTTGCAGTGTCACACGAGACTAGAAGTAATACATGCAGTGCCTGCTGAATGCATCCAGTGCACCTGTGTTTGGCTCTCAGGAGGAGAACAGTGCCACCCAGCCAGCTGCTCCTCCAGCAGCTCAGTTCAGCCCTTCACCCCGGCCACAGGCTCTAGCAGAAAGGAGTTCCCTCCTCCAACCCTGGCCAAGGTTGCGCGTTCAGCCTGGAACGTCCATCTCCCTTTTACCGACCAGCACCTTCTTTCCTGTTCCCCTCGCCCATGGCCCAGCTTGGGGACCCCTTTCAGCAGCCTTGAGACAGTGGCTTCTACTTGCCTCTGCCTGCTTGCATGGATTTtgccttattcattctttctttcagcaTAATTTCCCTCCCTTCCACCTGCTGTAATGTTCAGACATTTGCTTGGGTTCTTTGTCAGGAATTGTGCTCCAGTACCACTGTCATCATGCAAGATGATGTTTGCAAACCATACTCATTTCCTATTGCCACTGCAGCAGATTAGCCTAAACTGAGTGGTTCAAACCAacagaaatgttttataattgtGGAGGCCAGAAGTTGAGAATATGTCTCATGGGGATAAAATCAAGGAATCAGCAAGGGCTGGTCCTCCTGGAGACTCCAGGGGAGAATCCATTCATTGCTGTTGCCAGGTTTTGGTGGTTGCCAGCATCCCTTGGTTTGTGGCCAcatcattccaatctctgccttgtTGATCACATCATCTTCTCTGTCCTAGTtagtcaaatctccctctgcctccttatAAAGATACTTGTGATTCCATCTAGGGCCCACCCAggtaatccagaataatctcttcATCTCAGCGTTCTTAACCTAATCACATCTGTAGAGTCCCTTTTGCCATCTAAGGGAACATTCCTGGGTTACGGGGATTAGGGCATGTTCTCCTTGGgagccattattcagcctaccacactggatttttaaccttttatttttaattatctatgcttttatttttgtggtttgcTTCCCTATATAATAGTAAAAGAGCTAGTTTTCTACTTCGGGTAGTGGCCTAACATTTTTCTAAgtcactttttaaagtaaaaagggcAAGTTGTTTTAAAGAACGTGAAGTGCACAGCTGCGCAGGTGGAACTGATCTGTCCAACCTGGGGAAAGGAGTGTCCGGGGCATCCCTGGGGATCCTTTGTGCCCTCCTCTCAGTCTAGAGCATCTTAAGTGTGGGACTGGGCCTCCTCCCACTATGCCTCACCTACTCTCCTCTGCCCCTTTCCCCGGCAGCTCACCATCATCTTCAAGAATTTCCAGGAGTGCGTGGACCAGAAGGTGTACCAGGCTGAGATGGACGAGCTCCCAGCTGCCTTCGTGGATGGCTCTAAGAACGGTGGGGACAAGCATGGGGCCAACAGCCTGAAGATCACTGAGAAGGTGTCAGGCCAGCACGTGGAGATCCAGGCCAAGTACATCGGCACCACCATCGTGGTGCGCCAGGTGGGCCGCTACCTGACCTTTGCTGTCCGCATGCCGGAGGAAGTGGTCAATGCTGTGGAGGACTGGGACAGCCAGGGCCTCTACCTCTGCCTGCGGGGCTGCCCCCTCAACCAGCAGATCGACTTCCAGGCCTTCCACACCAATACTGAGGGCACCGGCGCCCACAGGCTGGCAGCTGCCAGCCCTGCACCCACAGCTCCTGAGACCTTCCCATATGAGACAGCCGTGGCCAAGTGCAAGGAGAAGCTGCCAGTGGAGGACCTGTACTACCAGGCCTGCGTCTTCGACCTCCTCACCACGGGTGATGTGAACTTCACACTGGCCGCCTACTACGCCTTGGAGGATGTCAAGATGCTCCACTCCAACAAAGACAAACTGCACCTGTACGAGAGGACTCAGGACCTGCCGGGCAGGGCGGCTGCAGGGCTGCCCCTGGCCCCTCAGCCTCTCCTGGGTGCCCTCATCCTGCTCCTGGCCCTGCTCCTGGTGTTCTGCTAGATGCGTAGATGTGGAGGGAGGCACAGGCTCTGtcccctcagcttccccatctgggCTGGGACCGCCAACAGGGTGCAGATCTCCTGGCATGTCCCCCATGGCCCCACAGAACGCCAGGGACTGCCTGCTGCCAAGGGCTCAGGCATGGACCCCTCCCCCTCTAGTGCACGTGACAAGGTTGTGGTGACTGGTGCCGTGATGTTTGTGACAGTAGAGCTGTGTGAGAGGGAGAGCAGCTCCCCTCGCCCCGCCCCCGCAGTGTGAATGTGCAAAACAGCCCCTCAGACTGaagccccccgcccccaccagaGAGACACTGGGAACCGTCAGTCAGCTCCTTCTCGCAATGCACTGAAAGGCCCGGCCGACTGCTGCTCGCTGATCCGTGGGGCCCCCTATGCCCgccacatgcacgcacacactcTTACACGAGAGCACACTCGAAACCCCTAGGCCAGCGGGGTCACCCCAGCCACACAGGCATCCTTGGGGCTCGGCCCCAGGCAGGGCACCCCTGGGGCGCTGCTTGGCACCTTAGCGGACTGATGGAAGCTTTTGGCCAGTAGGTGGTGCCCACCTGGTGCCTTCTTGCCTGTGGCCTCCCTGCCCATGCTCACCTGGCTGCTGTGGGTACCAGTGCAGGTCCTGGTTTTCAGGCACCTGCTCAGCTGCCCATCTTTGACCTGGGCCCCCGCCCCTTCCACCCTGTGCTTAGAGAGTTGAAGTGCATGGTTCTAAATGTCTAAACAGAGAAGAGATCCTTGACTTctgttcctctctcccttctgcaGATGCAAGAGCTCCTAGGCAGGGGAGCCTGGGCCCCAGGGTGTGGCAGGAGACCCAGTGGATGGGGCCAGCTGGCCTGCCCTGatcctctgcttcctcctcacAACCCCAAGAGCCCCCACCCAGTCCACCCACGTGTGGAGTCTGGGGAGAGGAGCAGGGTCTTAGGCTTCTCAGCCCTGAGCATCCCTGGCAGGGTCTCCAACCTCTAATCTCTTCCCTTAAGCCCTGTGGCCACACAGCCAGGAGAGACTTGCCACTGGCTCCCGCCTCATTTCAGCCCAGGGTGCTCATCCAGGAGCCCAGAACAGTCCCACCTGTGCTGCTGTGCCCACAGCACAAAGCCAGGCTTCGCTCCCAAAAGTGCAGCCAGGCCCCAGAGGGTGATCCCGCCAGCAACCTTACAGCCCCACACCCTCCCCACCCATCAGCATCCACGGCAGCCCCTCTGCTGTTCCCCAGGGACCTCTCATACACTGGCCAGGAGGCTGCAGAACATGTGTCTCCCCCTCCCTCCAAGAGGTCCTGCTCCCTCTGCCAGAACCATGTGGGCGGTGGGAAGGTGCTGGGGGCCCggcccctccctctccctgctggTTTTAGATGGTCCCTATGTTGGAAGTAAAAAGTGAAGCACTTTATTTTGGTTGTGTTTGCTCACGTTCTGCTTGGAAGTGGGGACCCCTCACTGCGTCCACGTGTCTGCGACCTGTGTGGAGTGTCACCGCGTGTACATactgtaaattatttattaatggcTAAATGCaagtaaaggtttttttttgttattttcttttagacatGTTGGAGTTTGTTTTCTGAACAGACTTTGGCTCCCTTGAGGGGGGTGGAGGATGGACTTTGGTGGTGGGGTCCCCTgcagcaagtgtgtgtgtgtgtgtgtgcacgtgcatgtgtgcgtgcgtgtgtcaTGAAGGCATGTAGAAGGTGCAGCAGTATAACAGCCACCACACGTTGCTTCTGTAAAATTACTTTTCCTCCTCACGATGAGCTGTCTTTGGAGCTTGGCAGGCCCAGGTCCTCTTGTTCTAGTGACAGTGGAACCCAGTCATGGAGACAGGTGACCACACGGTGGAGAGACATACGGTGCCCTCTGGGATGAGATGAGTGGGCTGGCCTGAGATCTGGGATGACTCTGTCTCAGCCACCACTGTCAGCCTAGAGCCCCAGCTGTGGGACTGCCTGCCACCCTCCCTGCCCAACTTCATATAGCCTGGGTGGAGCAGGGGCACTGCAGAGGAGGCTGCTGTCCATGTCATTGTGGGACCAGGTTTATTGCCAGCTGTGATCacatttcatctgtaaaaactACCCAGTGggagtcaggcgtggtggctcaagcctgtaatcccagcactttgggaggccgaggcgggtggatcatgaggccaggagatcaagaccgtcctggctaacacagtgaaaccccgtctctactaaaaatacaaaaaattagccgggcgtggtggcgggcacctgtaatcccagctactcgggaggctgaggcaggagaatggcagtgaacccaggaggcggagcttgcagtgagccaagagacagcaagaccctgtctcaaaaaaaaaaaaaaatctacccagTGAATCAGGAACAAATGTAGGCCCATTTTGTCAATGAAACAGAGACTCTGTGAGATTGACTTGCCTCGGGCTCCTTAGCAATGGGAGGGGCAACCTGTGCACCTAGGTTAGTATTGCCCTGAAGCCCCTTCTCTCCAAACTAAATGCCATGAGGCAGAATAGCAGCACAGTCAAGCCAGCCTACGTCCTGGCTTCTCCACCTCCCCTGCAGTGTGACCATgcgcaagtcacttcacctctcctGAGCCTGCATGCTGTTCTCTGGAAGATGGGGGGGTGCCTGTCCCATACTGTTTTTTGGTGAGTCAGGAGTTCATTCCTGTAAATTGCTTAGGAGAGGGCGGGGCACACAGGGCTTGtctggtggtggggagggagggaagggagtgaTATTTATCCCAAAGCAAGAGAAATCAGGTaaggggagaaggaaaggggCGATACAGCCCCTGGACTCTTGGGAGAGGTGAACCTACAGGCTAGCAAGGGGAGGAGTCCCAAGAGTGGGCATGTATACTAATTCCAGGCAGAGCAGGAAGGCTGAAGAAAAAGGagaactatctttttttttttttttttaaatggagtcagacgtcttgctctgtcgccaagctggaatgcagtggcacaatcccagctcactgcagcctccacctcctgggttcgagcaattctgcctcagcctcccaagtagctgggactacaggcgcctgccaccacccccggctaattttttgtattttagtagagacggtgtttcatgttagccaggatggtcttgatctgacctcgtgatccacctgccttggcctcccaaagtgctgggattacaggcatgagccaccgcgcccggccaaaaaatgaGAACTTTCTAAAGCCCTGTTCTTGCAGGGCTCCCAGAGAGAACACAGGAGTTGGGTTTAGGAGGCAGGAACCAGGCTGGAAAGGACAAAACATACCCAGCATCTTCCCTGGTGGCTGGAACTGTCACTAGAGTCCTCATGCCCTTAACAGCCAGTGGAACAG encodes:
- the RGMA gene encoding repulsive guidance molecule A isoform X2 produces the protein MSQHNCSKDGPTSQPRLRTLPPAGDSQERSDSPEICHYEKSFHKHSATPNYTHCGLFGDPHLRTFTDRFQTCKVQGAWPLIDNNYLNVQVTNTPVLPGSAATATSKLTIIFKNFQECVDQKVYQAEMDELPAAFVDGSKNGGDKHGANSLKITEKVSGQHVEIQAKYIGTTIVVRQVGRYLTFAVRMPEEVVNAVEDWDSQGLYLCLRGCPLNQQIDFQAFHTNTEGTGAHRLAAASPAPTAPETFPYETAVAKCKEKLPVEDLYYQACVFDLLTTGDVNFTLAAYYALEDVKMLHSNKDKLHLYERTQDLPGRAAAGLPLAPQPLLGALILLLALLLVFC
- the RGMA gene encoding repulsive guidance molecule A isoform X1 — protein: MQPPRERLVVTGRAGWMGMGRGAGRSALGFWPTLAFLLCSFPAATSPCKILKCNSEFWSATSGSHAPASDDTPEFCAALRSYALCTRRTARTCRGDLAYHSAVHGIEDLMSQHNCSKDGPTSQPRLRTLPPAGDSQERSDSPEICHYEKSFHKHSATPNYTHCGLFGDPHLRTFTDRFQTCKVQGAWPLIDNNYLNVQVTNTPVLPGSAATATSKLTIIFKNFQECVDQKVYQAEMDELPAAFVDGSKNGGDKHGANSLKITEKVSGQHVEIQAKYIGTTIVVRQVGRYLTFAVRMPEEVVNAVEDWDSQGLYLCLRGCPLNQQIDFQAFHTNTEGTGAHRLAAASPAPTAPETFPYETAVAKCKEKLPVEDLYYQACVFDLLTTGDVNFTLAAYYALEDVKMLHSNKDKLHLYERTQDLPGRAAAGLPLAPQPLLGALILLLALLLVFC